One genomic window of Acidovorax radicis includes the following:
- a CDS encoding DUF904 domain-containing protein — protein sequence MVTPSPTDQIAERVERLLLRHAELQRTNTLLAEQVSALTQERDSLKSRLSAARARVDALLERLPAVAPATKESE from the coding sequence ATGGTCACACCGTCCCCCACCGATCAGATCGCCGAGCGCGTTGAACGCCTGCTGCTGCGCCACGCAGAACTGCAGCGCACCAACACATTGCTCGCCGAGCAGGTGTCCGCCCTCACGCAGGAGCGCGATTCCCTGAAATCACGCCTGAGCGCAGCCCGCGCCCGGGTGGATGCTTTGTTGGAGCGGCTGCCTGCAGTTGCCCCAGCCACGAAAGAGTCCGAATGA
- a CDS encoding cell division protein ZapA, whose translation MKQIEVQILQQSYLLTCPEGHESRLLDAVERVDTAMIRIRDAGKVRARERIAVLAALNLAFEIADREAADLAAGSALPTPASASFTPPPRQQDTFLPESDSQQLQALVARLDLALGEDGRLL comes from the coding sequence ATGAAACAGATCGAGGTGCAGATCCTGCAGCAAAGCTATCTGCTGACCTGCCCCGAAGGCCACGAAAGCCGCCTGCTGGACGCCGTGGAACGCGTAGACACGGCAATGATCCGCATCCGCGATGCAGGCAAGGTCCGCGCCCGCGAACGCATTGCGGTGCTGGCCGCCTTGAATCTGGCTTTTGAAATCGCGGACCGCGAAGCCGCCGACCTTGCCGCAGGCAGTGCGCTCCCCACTCCAGCGTCGGCATCATTCACGCCGCCCCCCCGCCAACAGGACACCTTTCTACCTGAATCAGACAGCCAGCAGCTGCAGGCCCTGGTGGCGCGCCTGGACCTGGCGCTCGGCGAAGACGGCCGGCTGCTTTAA
- a CDS encoding sulfite exporter TauE/SafE family protein encodes MLHPLLIVELGALGLATGFLAGLLGIGGGMLMVPFLTYILGLQKVAPDLAVKMAIATSMATIMFTSVSSVRAHHLRGAVRWDIVKRLAPGVVLGGFVASLGVFALLKGSLLAVFFALFVSFSATQMFLDKKPAPTRQMPGVAGQMTAGGVIGFLSGLVGAGGGFVSVPFMTWCNLPIHNAVATSAALGFPIALANVVGYVISGQGLSGLPAASLGYVWLPALAVIATCSVLTAPLGARAAHTLPVKQLKRIFASLLFGLAAYMLWKGLTAA; translated from the coding sequence ATGCTGCACCCACTTCTGATTGTTGAACTTGGCGCCCTGGGCCTGGCGACAGGTTTTCTGGCAGGCCTGCTGGGTATTGGCGGGGGCATGTTAATGGTGCCGTTTCTGACCTACATCCTCGGCCTCCAAAAGGTAGCGCCCGATCTGGCGGTCAAAATGGCCATCGCCACATCGATGGCCACGATCATGTTCACGTCCGTCTCCAGCGTGCGGGCCCACCACCTGCGTGGCGCGGTGCGCTGGGACATCGTCAAGCGCCTGGCCCCGGGGGTGGTTTTGGGTGGTTTTGTTGCCAGTTTGGGCGTCTTTGCGCTGCTCAAAGGCTCTTTGCTCGCTGTTTTTTTCGCGCTGTTCGTCAGTTTTTCTGCCACGCAGATGTTTCTGGACAAGAAGCCCGCCCCCACGCGCCAGATGCCTGGCGTCGCAGGCCAAATGACAGCCGGCGGCGTGATCGGTTTTTTGTCGGGACTGGTTGGCGCTGGCGGTGGCTTTGTGAGCGTGCCGTTCATGACATGGTGCAACCTCCCCATTCACAATGCGGTGGCCACCAGCGCCGCGCTCGGTTTTCCGATTGCATTGGCCAACGTTGTAGGCTACGTAATCAGCGGCCAAGGTTTGAGCGGGTTGCCCGCAGCATCACTGGGCTATGTCTGGCTGCCGGCTCTGGCGGTGATCGCCACATGCAGCGTGCTCACGGCGCCACTTGGGGCGAGGGCCGCACACACCCTGCCCGTCAAACAACTTAAGCGGATATTTGCATCGCTGTTGTTTGGGCTGGCGGCCTATATGCTCTGGAAGGGGCTTACGGCAGCCTGA
- a CDS encoding bifunctional diguanylate cyclase/phosphodiesterase, which translates to MIKRETRAWLDGLQEAVWLVDETSQVVVHANVAAERLSGMSTAAIVGVSVLKLVATPQDIAFWSEPADVIAAGIHSHTSLLRADGSLLPVDRRVTRVAWGPEPATVFMLTMLDRSSHEATERELEKLLSELRATLDSAADGMLVCDLDRRVRAFNHRLVQLWGLPRDLLVERDDTAIYAYMASQVADAAFYGDRMAAIEREPTQESTDILVLTTGVVLEMRTVPQFSQGQPVGRVYSYRDITRQTETQASLRLAARVFESSLDAIFIADSQHRLMRMNPGCERLVGLTAKVFEGCMAASLFGGGSDAAFMEQVSQGWAREGFWEGELWLPRDNGAYCAVQLSWVALRDDEGRLVQSIGFMRDLTLQHAAQKRIEELAYSDVLTGLPNRLLLSQRVDTAIQGARQSDTGFAILFLDLDRFKIINDSLGHPFGDRVLQLVAERLQTCLRQTDMLCRLGGDEFVIYLHGGDAAVAESVARRILDDMLKPFMLDGMGFSIQSSIGIALYPQDGVTLDDLIKQSDTAMYRVKERGRGSYGFYQPQMNANLLARMQMEHAMRQALGLHRMAVHYQPQVNMATGRIMGAEALLRWNDPDFGAVSPGVFIPLAEESGYIVTLGAWVMEQAVREAALWMHSGMPIMISVNVSALEFRQPDFVDRITRLLAVHQLPPTLLELELTETILLQDAQEMEQRLRVLADLGIGLAIDDFGTGYSSLAYLKKLPIHKLKIDQSFVRGLADDDGDRAIVSAIISMGRAMHVEVVAEGVETETQLAVLQQMLCEHYQGFLCAPGLPADQFLALLRKPLPLAAQGARKPLNT; encoded by the coding sequence GTGATCAAGCGGGAAACTCGCGCCTGGCTGGATGGACTCCAAGAGGCCGTGTGGCTTGTGGATGAAACAAGCCAGGTTGTTGTGCACGCCAATGTGGCGGCAGAGCGCCTTAGCGGTATGTCCACCGCTGCGATCGTCGGTGTGTCCGTCCTCAAGTTGGTCGCAACACCGCAGGATATTGCTTTCTGGTCCGAGCCTGCTGATGTGATTGCGGCGGGTATCCACTCGCATACGAGTTTGTTGCGTGCTGACGGCTCCTTGCTGCCAGTGGACCGGCGCGTTACGCGCGTGGCATGGGGCCCGGAGCCCGCCACTGTTTTCATGTTGACCATGCTGGACAGAAGCTCGCACGAAGCGACCGAACGGGAGCTGGAGAAGCTGCTTTCCGAGTTGCGTGCAACGCTCGACTCCGCGGCTGATGGCATGCTCGTTTGCGACCTTGATCGCCGTGTGCGTGCGTTTAATCACCGGTTGGTTCAGCTGTGGGGTCTTCCGCGCGACCTGCTTGTGGAGCGCGACGATACGGCCATATATGCCTATATGGCGAGCCAGGTTGCCGATGCCGCTTTTTACGGGGATCGCATGGCGGCCATTGAACGCGAGCCCACACAGGAGAGCACGGACATTCTTGTGCTGACCACAGGCGTTGTGCTTGAAATGCGTACCGTCCCGCAGTTCAGTCAGGGACAGCCCGTTGGGCGTGTGTATTCCTATCGCGATATCACGCGGCAGACTGAAACCCAGGCGAGCTTGCGGCTGGCTGCGCGCGTGTTCGAGTCCAGCCTCGATGCTATTTTTATTGCCGACAGCCAGCATCGCCTCATGCGCATGAACCCTGGGTGCGAGCGTCTCGTGGGGCTCACCGCCAAAGTGTTTGAGGGCTGCATGGCAGCGTCGCTGTTTGGCGGTGGGTCGGATGCAGCTTTCATGGAGCAGGTGTCGCAAGGTTGGGCGCGTGAGGGTTTTTGGGAGGGGGAGCTTTGGCTGCCTCGTGACAACGGGGCCTACTGCGCGGTGCAGTTGTCGTGGGTGGCATTGCGCGACGACGAAGGCCGGCTTGTGCAGAGCATCGGCTTCATGCGCGACCTGACCTTGCAGCATGCGGCACAAAAACGCATCGAAGAACTGGCATACAGCGATGTTTTGACCGGATTGCCCAATCGCTTGCTGCTGTCGCAACGCGTGGATACGGCGATTCAGGGCGCACGTCAGAGCGACACGGGCTTTGCGATCCTGTTTCTGGATCTCGATCGCTTCAAGATCATCAATGACTCACTGGGCCATCCGTTTGGTGACCGGGTCTTGCAATTGGTGGCAGAGCGCTTGCAAACCTGTCTGCGCCAAACCGACATGCTATGCAGGTTGGGCGGCGACGAGTTTGTCATCTACCTTCATGGCGGCGATGCCGCCGTGGCGGAGAGTGTGGCTCGGCGCATTCTGGATGACATGCTCAAACCTTTCATGCTCGATGGCATGGGGTTTTCGATCCAGAGCAGTATTGGTATCGCCCTGTACCCGCAAGACGGGGTGACGCTGGACGATCTGATCAAGCAGTCTGATACAGCGATGTACCGAGTCAAGGAGCGCGGACGGGGGAGCTACGGCTTTTACCAGCCGCAGATGAATGCCAACCTGCTCGCCCGGATGCAAATGGAGCACGCGATGCGGCAGGCGCTGGGCCTGCATCGCATGGCAGTGCACTACCAGCCCCAGGTCAATATGGCCACGGGGCGAATCATGGGCGCTGAGGCCCTTCTGCGCTGGAACGACCCTGATTTCGGGGCCGTCTCGCCGGGTGTTTTTATTCCGCTGGCAGAGGAGTCTGGTTACATCGTCACCCTGGGCGCGTGGGTGATGGAGCAGGCGGTGCGTGAGGCCGCGTTGTGGATGCACAGTGGCATGCCGATCATGATTTCGGTGAACGTGTCTGCATTGGAGTTCCGCCAGCCTGATTTTGTCGACCGCATCACCCGGCTGCTGGCGGTGCATCAGCTGCCGCCGACACTGCTGGAGCTGGAGCTCACCGAAACCATCTTGTTGCAAGACGCCCAGGAAATGGAGCAGCGGCTGAGAGTGCTTGCCGACCTCGGAATAGGGCTCGCGATTGATGACTTTGGTACGGGCTATTCCAGTCTCGCGTATCTCAAAAAGCTGCCGATTCACAAACTCAAGATTGACCAGTCGTTTGTAAGAGGGCTCGCCGATGACGATGGTGACCGGGCCATCGTGAGCGCCATCATCAGCATGGGTCGCGCCATGCATGTGGAGGTGGTGGCCGAAGGGGTGGAGACCGAAACCCAACTGGCCGTGTTGCAGCAGATGTTGTGCGAACACTATCAGGGCTTCCTGTGTGCCCCAGGATTGCCTGCCGATCAGTTTCTCGCGTTGCTGCGCAAGCCGCTGCCCCTGGCAGCGCAAGGTGCGCGTAAGCCACTCAACACCTGA
- a CDS encoding HD-GYP domain-containing protein → MNSSILIDISQLRIGMYIQLDVGWMRHPFPVSSFRVASAEQITMLRELGLAEVRYVPKKSDPSLKELVPAAWSVPEMADLATEGADTTAASANMDPETARRRVLLETQNSVLAACNLRFSEATRKYQSLERVVPESPDQARTLADALVSGCVTELLENGDSVIRLLSEGVGERNALHPINVMVISLLLGRSLGMASDELHDLGVASLIHDLGKLHIPPNLRQPKPAMPPLERARYETHVAESVVLAKSMGFSSTVLTAIARHHEMADGSGFPLGLAGPDLGRASQVLALVNQYDRMCNPAVGVDALTPHEALSVIFAQLKARFDAVVLGAFIRMMGVYPPGSIVQLVNDRFAIVASVNSSRPLRPRVIVHDARIPKDEAPILDLETMPELGIRRSLKPAQLPRDALDYLSPRQRICYFFERAVSTDPDQAGDL, encoded by the coding sequence GTGAATTCCTCCATCCTCATCGACATCAGCCAGCTACGTATTGGCATGTACATCCAACTCGATGTGGGCTGGATGCGCCATCCATTTCCTGTCAGCAGTTTTCGGGTGGCATCGGCTGAGCAAATCACCATGCTGCGGGAGCTTGGGCTGGCTGAGGTGCGTTACGTCCCCAAAAAGAGTGACCCATCGCTGAAAGAGCTGGTGCCAGCGGCGTGGAGCGTGCCGGAGATGGCCGACTTGGCGACCGAAGGTGCGGATACAACGGCCGCCTCGGCCAACATGGACCCTGAAACGGCGCGTCGACGCGTTTTGCTGGAAACGCAAAATAGTGTCTTGGCTGCTTGCAATTTGCGTTTCTCTGAGGCGACACGGAAGTATCAGTCGCTGGAACGCGTGGTGCCCGAGAGCCCAGACCAGGCGCGTACCTTGGCGGATGCACTGGTGTCCGGCTGTGTGACGGAGCTGCTGGAAAATGGCGACTCCGTCATTCGCCTATTGTCGGAAGGTGTCGGCGAACGCAACGCGCTGCATCCGATCAACGTGATGGTGATCTCATTGCTGTTAGGCCGTTCGTTGGGCATGGCCAGCGATGAATTGCACGATCTCGGTGTCGCGTCGCTGATCCATGACCTTGGCAAGCTGCATATCCCTCCGAACCTTCGGCAGCCGAAACCCGCCATGCCGCCGCTGGAGCGCGCACGCTACGAGACCCATGTGGCTGAATCCGTGGTGCTGGCAAAAAGCATGGGGTTTTCGTCCACAGTCCTCACTGCCATCGCCCGCCACCATGAAATGGCGGATGGCAGTGGGTTTCCTTTGGGATTGGCTGGGCCTGACTTGGGCCGAGCAAGCCAGGTGCTGGCCCTTGTGAATCAATATGACCGAATGTGCAACCCGGCGGTGGGCGTGGATGCCCTGACCCCCCATGAGGCGTTGTCGGTCATTTTTGCTCAACTCAAAGCACGATTTGATGCGGTAGTGCTTGGTGCTTTTATTCGGATGATGGGTGTGTACCCTCCGGGTTCCATCGTCCAGTTGGTCAATGATCGCTTTGCGATTGTCGCTTCGGTCAATTCGTCGCGGCCCTTGCGGCCCAGGGTGATCGTGCATGACGCTCGAATCCCAAAAGACGAAGCACCGATTCTGGATCTTGAAACAATGCCGGAACTCGGAATTCGGCGGAGTTTGAAGCCTGCCCAGTTGCCCCGTGATGCGCTGGATTACCTGTCGCCACGTCAGCGAATTTGTTATTTTTTTGAACGCGCGGTCAGCACCGATCCAGACCAGGCGGGCGATCTGTGA
- a CDS encoding sulfite exporter TauE/SafE family protein, with protein MLTTVVWTALLMGLAGGSHCLVMCSAPCGALVGSGKKVTTLTSGGAAAPQIVRWAQRKDQAQRSAAFHVGRLAGYAFVGALAALAMDSLAWLTQQTTALRPAWTLMHVAVMAWGFMMMVQSRQPAWIDQAGRSIWGRVKPLVAAPGGVFAAGLLWALMPCGLLYSALLVAALSGGALEGALTMVAFAVGSSAWLVAGPWAWTRLKRRLDLARVEWGTRISGGLLCGIAAWALWIDLIYKPSLWCR; from the coding sequence TGTCATGTGCTCGGCGCCGTGTGGGGCTTTGGTCGGTAGTGGGAAGAAGGTGACCACATTGACGTCGGGCGGTGCCGCTGCGCCGCAGATCGTGCGCTGGGCGCAGCGCAAGGACCAGGCGCAGCGCTCTGCAGCGTTCCATGTGGGGCGGCTTGCGGGGTATGCCTTTGTCGGCGCGCTGGCGGCACTGGCCATGGACAGTCTGGCCTGGCTCACACAGCAGACCACGGCATTGCGACCCGCGTGGACCTTGATGCATGTAGCCGTCATGGCTTGGGGCTTCATGATGATGGTGCAGTCGCGTCAACCTGCTTGGATCGATCAGGCAGGGCGGTCCATATGGGGGCGAGTGAAACCCTTGGTGGCCGCTCCTGGGGGCGTGTTTGCTGCAGGGCTTCTCTGGGCCTTGATGCCTTGCGGGTTGCTTTATTCCGCTTTGCTGGTCGCCGCTTTGAGTGGCGGTGCGTTGGAAGGCGCATTGACAATGGTGGCATTTGCTGTCGGCAGTAGCGCCTGGCTGGTGGCAGGGCCATGGGCATGGACCCGGTTGAAAAGGCGTCTTGACCTGGCGCGGGTGGAATGGGGAACCAGAATATCGGGGGGCTTGCTGTGTGGCATCGCTGCGTGGGCTCTCTGGATCGACCTGATCTACAAACCATCACTGTGGTGTCGTTGA